A window from Dysidea avara chromosome 2, odDysAvar1.4, whole genome shotgun sequence encodes these proteins:
- the LOC136248069 gene encoding uncharacterized protein produces MSSISLQRFFQAFRTVSGVSPYFTKEVLRERKQLETTLEALRQQITRGCVKMEELRKGEIVLQQIEAEIATNKKFTNSVEIQKQRKFNVPTGQYVTNCLICHFTCHIHCDYADDRDKYKFSVMNGSGKDNAFCTVCPNKCFWNRHVNNPYRFELYSEIEERTSKELQEKYKSALQEKCKIENTIEQINCDLQRLETAVAIEVAELQRVLQRLNKITLKQSPLTQVPYLKLLIDVEIQQAKPGFQQRIKMYEHAKQAAELLEKAKHDPQSIRIQKKKEQIEKTGQGNSGVHPYLTKEVIKERKSLEATVEALQQQIRVGCAKLEELRQEEIILQQ; encoded by the coding sequence ATGAGCTCTATTTCTCTACAAAGATTTTTCCAAGCTTTTCGTACAGTGAGTGGAGTGAGTCCATACTTTACCAAAGAAGTACTGCGAGAGCGCAAACAACTTGAAACTACTCTTGAAGCCTTACGACAACAAATCACAAGAGGTTGTGTTAAAATGGAGGAATTGAGAAAAGGAGAAATAGTTCTTCAACAAATAGAAGCTGAAATTGCAACCAATAAAAAATTTACCAACTCCGTAGAAATTCAAAAGCAAAGAAAATTTAATGTTCCAACTGGTCAATATGTAACCAATTGCTTAATCTGTCATTTTACCTGTCACATACACTGTGACTATGCTGATGACAGGGATAAATACAAATTCTCTGTCATGAATGGTAGTGGAAAGGACAATGCTTTTTGTACAGTCTGTCCTAACAAATGCTTTTGGAACAGGCATGTAAACAATCCATATAGATTTGAATTATACAGTGAAATAGAGGAACGAACCTCAAAAGAATTGCAGGAAAAGTACAAATCTGCATTGCAAGAAAAATGCAAAATAGAAAACACAATAGAGCAAATAAATTGTGATCTTCAAAGACTTGAAACTGCTGTTGCTATTGAAGTAGCAGAGCTTCAACGGGTTTTGCAGAGATTGAATAAAATTACATTAAAGCAGAGCCCACTTACACAAGTGCCATATCTGAAATTGCTAATAGATGTGGAAATTCAGCAAGCAAAACCTGGTTTCCAACAACGTATTAAAATGTATGAACATGCTAAACAGGCAGCTGAATTATTGGAGAAGGCAAAACATGATCCACAAAGCATAAGGATTCAAAAAAAGAAGGAACAAATTGAAAAAACTGGCCAAGGCAATAGTGGAGTACATCCTTATCTAACAAAAGAAGTAATAAAAGAGCGAAAATCACTTGAAGCTACTGTCGAAGCTCTACAACAACAAATTAGGGTTGGTTGTGCAAAGTTAGAGGAATTGAGACAAGAAGAAATAATTCTCCAACAATGA
- the LOC136247261 gene encoding uncharacterized protein isoform X2, producing the protein MSLVLRPMFQVSVLSVMNFSYQLSLYTSDVNLQVNLLRCIRHSVDGFEQVSSVDCSGIKDVNFQCLLDCVIRYRNKCFWCCDRCSRSQYRHADIQEIITIVGTIFCQVLM; encoded by the exons atgtctttggtgttgcgaccgatgttccag gtctcggtattgagtgtcatgaatttcag ttatcaattatcactgtatactagtgatgtgaatttgcaggtcaatctactcagatgtatcaggcatagtgttgatgggttcgaacaagtatccagtgtagactgtagtggcatcaaggatgttaatttccag tgcctgctggattgtgtcatcagatatcgaaacaagtgtttttggtgttgcgaccgatgttccag gtctcagtatcgtcatgctgacatacaagaaatcatcactattgttggaactattttttgtcaagtcttgatgtga
- the LOC136247261 gene encoding uncharacterized protein isoform X1, whose amino-acid sequence MRPCRNKDTGVMNFSACWIVSSDIETDVFGVATDVPGLGIECHEFQVNLLRCIRHSVDGFEQVSSVDCSGIKDVNFQCLLDCVIRYRNKCFWCCDRCSRSQYRHADIQEIITIVGTIFCQVLM is encoded by the exons atgagaccatgcaggaacaaagatacaggtgtcatgaatttcag tgcctgctggattgtttcgtcagatatcgaaacagatgtctttggtgttgcgaccgatgttccag gtctcggtattgagtgtcatgaatttcag gtcaatctactcagatgtatcaggcatagtgttgatgggttcgaacaagtatccagtgtagactgtagtggcatcaaggatgttaatttccag tgcctgctggattgtgtcatcagatatcgaaacaagtgtttttggtgttgcgaccgatgttccag gtctcagtatcgtcatgctgacatacaagaaatcatcactattgttggaactattttttgtcaagtcttgatgtga